Genomic DNA from Comamonas resistens:
CCAGATAGATCAGATAGCCCGCGCCCACGACCTTGACCGTGTTGAAGGCCCATTCGGAGGCCATCAGCAGCGAGCCCACGCCCGCCCCGGCCACCAGCAGGATGGACAACAGGCCCAGTTGCAACCCCAGGATGGTGACACTGGTTCTGCGCACGCCATAGGAAAGGCCATGGCTCATGGACAGCACGGCCCCCGAGCCTGGCGACACCGCAATGATCCAGGACGCCACAAAAAATGCGAACCATGTATGCAAATCCATCTCAAGACCCCTGAAAACACCCGCTGGCAGATTAGCCGGATATTTTAAAAGTTACGCGCCAAGCCTGCAGGCGCAGCAGAGACATACCAGTACAAGCCATCAGTAACGATTCATTGGCATTTATGGCCCGTCAAGAATTGACGGCTGTTGCGAGGTGCCAAAATGGCCCGAACCTGGGTTAACACCAAACAACATCCCCCCATGGAACACAGCACTCCCATCTGGCTGACCTACGGCTTCATCTATCTCACAGCCGCCGTGCTGGCCGTGCCCATTGCCCGCGCACTGGGGCTTGGCGCCATCATTGGCTACCTCGGTGCAGGCATTGCCATGGGCCCCTGGGGTTTCGGCCTGGTCAAGAATGTGGAGGACATACTGCACTTTGCCGAATTTGGCGTGGTGCTGATGTTGTTCGTGATTGGCCTGGAACTCCAGCCCAAACGGCTATGGGAGCTGCGCCGCCCGATTTTTGGCTGGGGCATGGCTCAGATGGCCGTCTGCACGGGCATTCTGTTCATCGCGGCCTGGGGCTTTGGCTTTTCCTGGCGCGTCAGCCTGATCGCAGGCATGGGTCTGGCGCTATCGTCCACGGCTATCTGCCTGCAGGTCATGGCCGAGCGCAATCTGATGCGCACCCCCAGCGGCCAGGCTGCGTTTTCCATCCTGCTGTTCCAGGACGTGGCCGCCATCCCCATCCTGGCCCTGATTCCCATTCTGGGCGCCTACAAGGCCGCCCACGCCACTCATACGGACGGGCATATCTGGCTGGCCATACTCAAGACCGTGGGCACGATTGCCGCTGTCATCATCGGCGGTCGCCTGCTGTTGCAGCCGCTGCTGCGCTGGATCGCGCGCAGCAAGACACCCGAGATCTTCACCGCCACCTCGCTGCTGCTGGTGGTGGGCATCGCCATGCTGATGACCCAGGTGGGCCTGTCCATGGCGCTGGGCGCCTTTCTGGCCGGCGTGCTGCTGGCCGACAGCGAATACCGCAGCGAGCTGGAAACCAATATCGAACCATTCAAGGGACTGCTGCTGGGCCTGTTCTTCATGGCCGTGGGCATGAGCATCGACTTTGGCGTCCTCCTCAAATCGCCCTGGACCATGGCGGCCATGGTGGCGGGCTTCATCAGCCTCAAGGCACTGATGATTTTTGGCCTGGCCAAGTTCATGAAGCTGCCCTGGCGCGAGCGCCCCGTTTTCACCCTGATGCTGGCCCAGGGCGGTGAATTTGCCTTTGTGGTGTTCCAGACCGCGGCTCAGTACAAGGTCTTTCATCACACCATCTCATCCATGCTGGTGGCCGCCGTCGCTTTGTCCATGCTGCTGGGCCCGTTGCTGCTGGTGCTGCTGGACAAGCTGCTGCTGCGCCGTTTCTCGACGGTCAAGGAAGAAGGCCAGAGCGGCAAGGCCAAGGAGATTTCCGAGCAGCAGGAGTCTCCCATCATCATCGCGGGCTTTGGCCGCTACGGCCAGATCGTGGCCCGCGTGCTGCTGGCCCAGGGCCAGCGCCCCACCATCCTGGACCACAGCGTGGAGATGCTGGAGACCGCGCAAACCTATGGCTACCGCGTCTTCTATGGCGATGCCACCCGCATGGACCTGCTGCGCATCGCTGGCGCGGCATCGGCGCGCGTGCTCGTGATTGCCGTGGACTCTGTCGAGCAGTCGATCAAAATCGCCAGTCAGGTGCGCAAGCATTTCCCCAATCTGGAGGTCGTGGCCCGTGCCCGTGACCTCGATCACTGGTTCCGCCTGCGCGACCTGGGCGTAAAGCATGCCCAGCGCGAAGTCTTCGAATCCAGCCTGATATCTGCGCAGTCCGTGCTGGAGCTGATAGGAGAAAGTGCTGAAGACGCCCGGCGTGTGACAAAGCGCTTTCGGGATCACAACCAGGCGCTGGCCGAGCGCATGTATCCACATTACAAGGACAAGGATCAGAACCAGTTGATCGCCGTGGCCAAGCAGGGCCGCCAGCAACTGGCGGAGCAAATGGCCAGGGAGCGTGCAGCCATGCTGGAAGGCGACAACGACGAGACCGCGCAGGATTCAGCACTTCCCGCACAGGCAGAAATCCAAGACCACAGACCTGCCAGCGCCGAGCAGCCGTGATACGCTGCGCGCCATCATGTTCAACCCCAGTCAAGCCGACGTACGGCGTTTTTTTTGCGGTGTGCGCGCCAAGATGATCAGCGGCGCGCCCATGGAGGCCATCGAGACCCTGGCCAGCCTGTGGATCGATGAGCACCCCGAGTATTTTGCGGAGCTGGCAGATGCCGACGCCGCCGTGGCACGCGACTACGACGCCGAGCCCGAGCGCACCAATCCGTTCCTTCACCTGTCCATGCATCTGTCCATCAGCGAGCAATGCAGCGTGGATTCACCGCGCGGCATTCGCCAGGCCGTGGAGCTGCTGGCCAGGAAA
This window encodes:
- the kefC gene encoding glutathione-regulated potassium-efflux system protein KefC — its product is MEHSTPIWLTYGFIYLTAAVLAVPIARALGLGAIIGYLGAGIAMGPWGFGLVKNVEDILHFAEFGVVLMLFVIGLELQPKRLWELRRPIFGWGMAQMAVCTGILFIAAWGFGFSWRVSLIAGMGLALSSTAICLQVMAERNLMRTPSGQAAFSILLFQDVAAIPILALIPILGAYKAAHATHTDGHIWLAILKTVGTIAAVIIGGRLLLQPLLRWIARSKTPEIFTATSLLLVVGIAMLMTQVGLSMALGAFLAGVLLADSEYRSELETNIEPFKGLLLGLFFMAVGMSIDFGVLLKSPWTMAAMVAGFISLKALMIFGLAKFMKLPWRERPVFTLMLAQGGEFAFVVFQTAAQYKVFHHTISSMLVAAVALSMLLGPLLLVLLDKLLLRRFSTVKEEGQSGKAKEISEQQESPIIIAGFGRYGQIVARVLLAQGQRPTILDHSVEMLETAQTYGYRVFYGDATRMDLLRIAGAASARVLVIAVDSVEQSIKIASQVRKHFPNLEVVARARDLDHWFRLRDLGVKHAQREVFESSLISAQSVLELIGESAEDARRVTKRFRDHNQALAERMYPHYKDKDQNQLIAVAKQGRQQLAEQMARERAAMLEGDNDETAQDSALPAQAEIQDHRPASAEQP
- a CDS encoding DUF1841 family protein, producing the protein MFNPSQADVRRFFCGVRAKMISGAPMEAIETLASLWIDEHPEYFAELADADAAVARDYDAEPERTNPFLHLSMHLSISEQCSVDSPRGIRQAVELLARKRDLHDAHHAAMECLGQMLWESQRSGRPPDGEAYVAGVQRLATSDGNFKNTP